In one Nicotiana sylvestris chromosome 8, ASM39365v2, whole genome shotgun sequence genomic region, the following are encoded:
- the LOC138875076 gene encoding uncharacterized protein, which produces MWNTNDTSGVADDSLLDTVDEGSRPVIALPDSFTPEQTTPVPTPVEGTTIPPVDTLVPPPAPASGSGANPEEDPQDFIDEMHKTLRDMRATETEGVELVAYCLKGVAYSWFELWEDSREEGRPPARWSEFADTFIDHFLPAKTRAARAAEFENLRQGNRSVWEYHMEFSRLSKYVIHMFPTMEARVRRFVQGLNYLTISEASMAALNSDMNYGKMVAFAQDTMNHKLKSRMEREGSSKAQSTGNMGESLGGGRSSFKGGS; this is translated from the exons ATGTGGAACA CCAATGACACCTCAGGAGTAGCTGATGATTCACTGCTTGATACTGTGGATGAGGGTAGCCGCCCTGTTATCGCTTTGCCTGATTCTTTTACTCCAGAGCAGACTACCCCAGTTCCCACACCCGTGGAGGGTACCACCATCCCTCCCGTTGATACTCTTGTCCCGCCTCCAGCTCCAGCCTCCGGTTCTG gtgccaatccagaagaagaccctcaggattttattgatgagatgcacaagacccttAGGGATATGCGTGCAACTGAGACAGAAGGAGTAGAGTTGGTTGCCTACTGCttgaaaggggtggcctattcatggtttgagttgtgggaggATTCTCGAGAGGAGGGGCGCCCTCCGGCGAGGTGGAGCGAGTTCGCTGATACCTTTATTGACCATTTCCTACCCGCTAAGACAAGGGCAGCCCGTGCGGcagagtttgaaaatttgaggcaAGGTAAcagaagtgtgtgggagtaccacatggagttttcTCGCTTGTCCAAGTATGTCATTCATATGTTTCCCACAATGGAGGCCAGGGTGCGCCGATTTGTTCAGGGCCTTAATTATTTGACTATTAGTGAGGCTTCTATGGCTGCATTGAATTccgatatgaattatgggaagatggtagcATTTGCTCAGGACACAATGAACCATAAATTAAAGAGcagaatggagagagagggtagcAGCAAGGCCCAATCTACGGGCAATATGGgagagtcactaggtgggggaagatcaTCTTTCAAGGGAGGATCATGA